A region of Plasmodium falciparum 3D7 genome assembly, chromosome: 12 DNA encodes the following proteins:
- a CDS encoding small subunit rRNA processing factor, putative, translating into MKITTEEMKKKKKKDHVNIKKKDLFKKKKKKKMKNNMEHEKKEKNKKFSNGVFKKENRRKDNDKKKKKNKNIKSYNNDNYNKGDDNNNHSKRKQFHKSKYNNVDGNNEFNSYEEKDDDENSTYIYNNESDNIIDNEENINNDDDDDKKILTTDIEITNNNKMDYVKYINMIKNEKKVNDEEDINENNILNKINNDHKDSHSNNDIYKIVLLFSPLALTSIKNKQKTCIINADDHMNMFMNKLENLENAIKFEKKEKEKRKLEQIIQSVKNKLENIRLDILFFTLLSLRDSILNKKGKLQIYIYTVNGSFIFVSPLFRVPRNFTLFKKVMLNLLKRGVVYDDQKNVLLKIIFNDITSYVEDAVCIAISNKGFPTDVKKLTDKIKQTKNNYFFFISLSNSHDVTKFMDIIKKEKTKTFSYDYLVRLSDLQLSAVALTSKLTHFLN; encoded by the exons atgaagataacAACAGAagaaatgaagaagaaaaagaagaaagatCATGTGAacataaagaaaaaagatctttttaaaaaaaagaaaaagaaaaaaatgaagaataatATGGAACATGAGAAGAaggaaaagaataaaaagttTTCTAATGgtgtatttaaaaaagaaaatagaagaaaagataatgataaaaagaagaagaaaaataaaaacattaaaagttataataatgataattataataaaggtgatgataataataatcatagtaAAAGGAAACAATTTCATAAATCAAAATACAATAATGTGGATGGAAATAATGAATTCAATTcttatgaagaaaaagatgatgatgaaaattctacctacatttataataatgaaagtgataatataattgataatgaagaaaatataaataatgatgatgatgatgataaaaagatATTAACAACTGATATagaaataacaaataataataaaatggattatgttaaatatataaatatgattaaaaatgagaaaaaagtaaatgatgaagaagatattaatgaaaataatatattaaataaaattaataacgaCCATAAAGATTCTCAttcaaataatgatatatataaaattgtatTACTTTTTTCTCCACTAGCTTTAActagtataaaaaataaacaaaaaacatGTATAATTAATGCAGATGATCATATGAATATGTTTATGAATAAATTAGAAAATCTTGAAAATGCAataaaatttgaaaaaaaagaaaaggaaaaaagaaaactagaacaaataattcaaagtgttaaaaataaattggaGAATATAAGATTAGACATTTTGTTCTttacattattatctttaagAGATagtattttaaataaaaaaggaaaattacaaatatatatatatacagttAATGGTTCCTTCATATTTGTTTCTCCATTATTTCGTGTTCCAAGGAATTTTactctttttaaaaaagtcaTGTTGAATTTGTTAAAAAGAGGGGTAGTATATGATGACCAAAAAAATGtacttttaaaaattatatttaatgatatTACATCATATGTAGAAGACGCCGT gtgCATTGCTATATCAAATAAAGGATTCCCTACAGATGTAAAAAAGTTAACTGATAAAATCAAGCAAacgaaaaataattatttttttttcatatcattATCAAATTCACATGATGTAACAAAATTTATGGATATcataaagaaagaaaaaacaaaaacttTTTCTTATGATTATCTTGTTAGGCTGTCGGATTTGCAGTTATCGGCAGTTGCTTTAACTTCAAAATTaacacattttttaaattaa